In Bradyrhizobium erythrophlei, a single genomic region encodes these proteins:
- the oxlT gene encoding oxalate/formate MFS antiporter, with amino-acid sequence MRTKDSKRWLQLVLGVCCMITIANLQYGWTLFVAPIDEKYHWGRPAIQLAFTIFILAETWLVPLEGYLIDRIGPRLMVACGGALVGLAWVINSQAGTLFLLYAGAAVGGTGAGIVYSAAIGNALKWFPDRRGLASGLTSAGFGIGSAITVIPIATMIDLSGYQLTFLYFGIVQGLIIILIAPLLRFPRLGETPLPSATKPAISVDHHPSQVLREPIFWLLYVMFALVVAGGLMSTAQLALMALDFKIAETPVSFLGLTLPALTFAMTLDRTLNGITRPFFGWVSDKLGRENTMFMAFLLEAAAICLLIAFGNHPTLFVVFSAMVFFAWGEIFTLFPSTCTDIFGSKFATTNFGLLYTAKGVAAILVPLGSVLTIATGTWTPIFIMAAFFNTLAAGLALLVLKPMRRRLNASSTAVGEVRTA; translated from the coding sequence ATGAGAACCAAGGATTCTAAGCGCTGGCTTCAACTCGTCTTGGGCGTCTGCTGCATGATCACGATCGCAAATCTGCAATATGGCTGGACGCTTTTCGTGGCACCCATCGATGAAAAATATCATTGGGGCAGACCGGCCATACAGCTGGCGTTCACGATTTTCATCCTCGCAGAAACATGGCTCGTTCCGCTCGAGGGCTATCTCATCGATCGTATCGGGCCGAGGTTGATGGTCGCTTGCGGCGGCGCGTTGGTCGGATTGGCTTGGGTGATCAATTCCCAGGCCGGAACGCTTTTCTTGCTCTATGCGGGTGCGGCGGTTGGCGGTACAGGCGCCGGTATCGTCTATAGCGCGGCGATCGGAAATGCGCTGAAGTGGTTTCCTGATCGTCGCGGATTGGCCTCAGGCCTGACGTCAGCAGGGTTCGGCATCGGCTCGGCTATAACTGTCATTCCCATTGCGACGATGATTGACCTTAGCGGTTACCAACTGACCTTCCTCTATTTTGGCATCGTCCAGGGACTTATCATCATCTTGATCGCGCCGTTGCTCCGCTTCCCCCGGTTAGGGGAAACCCCGCTGCCTTCGGCGACGAAGCCCGCAATCAGCGTCGACCATCACCCGTCCCAAGTCCTGCGCGAACCCATTTTTTGGCTCCTCTACGTTATGTTTGCGCTGGTCGTTGCGGGTGGGTTGATGTCGACCGCGCAGCTCGCCCTGATGGCACTGGATTTCAAGATCGCAGAAACTCCAGTGTCCTTTCTCGGTCTGACGCTGCCCGCACTGACGTTCGCTATGACACTCGATCGAACACTGAACGGAATCACGCGGCCATTCTTTGGTTGGGTATCTGATAAGCTCGGGCGAGAGAATACGATGTTTATGGCGTTTCTTCTCGAAGCGGCGGCAATTTGCCTACTCATTGCCTTCGGCAATCATCCGACGCTCTTTGTCGTTTTCTCTGCGATGGTGTTTTTTGCCTGGGGAGAAATTTTCACGCTATTCCCTTCAACATGCACGGATATTTTCGGCAGTAAGTTCGCCACCACCAATTTCGGGCTGCTCTATACGGCGAAAGGCGTCGCCGCCATCCTGGTGCCGCTTGGAAGCGTATTGACCATCGCGACGGGCACATGGACACCGATTTTCATCATGGCTGCATTTTTCAACACCCTAGCTGCAGGCCTGGCGTTGCTTGTCCTAAAGCCAATGCGGCGGCGATTGAACGCCAGTTCAACGGCCGTAGGCGAAGTGAGGACAGCCTAG
- a CDS encoding aldehyde dehydrogenase family protein, with amino-acid sequence MDAAKTPEFETRIKTDLFINGTWVEGTGAAPFGVINPFDNSEICKIRPASEAQVNEAIEAAHAAFRRPDWKKLTGRERGTLLYRLAQLLRRDLESFAVLESLDTGIPIRETRMEVATSAAHLEYFAGLAGSIEGTCQDLGSRFNFTRREPFGVVGQIVPWNTPLKLMARGFAAAVACGNTMVVKPSIVAPLTNLRFGELVDEAGFPRGTINIITGSGRTVGKLIVEHPKVRKIIFTGGTEGGREILHQAAHTVTPAVLELGGKGPIIVSENIDWEETLDGVLTQAFARKAEVCFAGTRLFIPAKLHDKFVTDLAAMAERIPIGNPLDAKTQLGPLMTAQRLTDILAQLDAAKPIGAKVFCGGKKETQRDLSKGNFMRPTIVTDVKPDMAIARDELFGPVLCVTSYVDLDDAVRMANDSEYGLASYVWSNDLRESNRIAQELEAGNVFLNAYGYQSEIPFGGYKMSGIGREHGTEAMHEYTQIKSVTVGMERFKSRFEI; translated from the coding sequence ATGGACGCAGCAAAAACCCCGGAATTCGAAACACGAATCAAAACGGATCTGTTCATCAACGGAACTTGGGTCGAAGGTACCGGGGCGGCTCCCTTCGGCGTGATCAACCCGTTTGACAATTCAGAGATCTGCAAGATCCGTCCGGCCAGCGAGGCACAGGTGAACGAGGCTATCGAGGCCGCGCACGCTGCGTTCCGACGACCTGATTGGAAAAAGCTCACCGGACGGGAGCGCGGAACGCTCCTCTATCGGCTTGCTCAGTTGCTCAGGCGCGATTTGGAATCGTTCGCTGTCCTTGAATCTCTCGACACGGGTATTCCGATTCGTGAAACGCGCATGGAAGTCGCGACGTCGGCGGCGCACTTGGAATATTTCGCTGGCTTGGCCGGTTCGATCGAGGGCACTTGCCAGGATTTGGGATCGCGTTTCAACTTTACGCGCCGCGAACCATTCGGCGTCGTCGGGCAAATCGTGCCGTGGAATACACCGCTGAAGCTAATGGCGAGGGGTTTCGCGGCCGCCGTGGCCTGCGGCAATACGATGGTCGTGAAGCCGTCGATCGTTGCTCCGCTGACTAACCTTCGATTTGGTGAGCTCGTTGATGAGGCTGGTTTTCCGCGCGGTACCATCAACATCATCACCGGCTCGGGTCGCACGGTAGGAAAGCTCATCGTCGAGCATCCAAAAGTGCGAAAAATAATCTTTACCGGCGGAACGGAGGGCGGGCGTGAGATCCTGCATCAAGCGGCGCATACGGTTACGCCGGCGGTGCTTGAACTTGGCGGCAAGGGGCCGATCATCGTATCTGAAAACATCGATTGGGAGGAAACGCTTGATGGCGTTCTGACCCAAGCTTTCGCGAGGAAGGCAGAAGTCTGCTTCGCCGGCACGCGATTGTTCATACCGGCGAAACTGCACGATAAGTTCGTAACCGACCTTGCCGCAATGGCCGAACGCATTCCGATCGGAAATCCGTTGGATGCAAAGACGCAGCTTGGTCCTTTGATGACAGCGCAGCGCCTGACCGACATCCTGGCACAGCTCGATGCCGCCAAGCCTATTGGCGCCAAAGTTTTCTGCGGCGGCAAGAAGGAGACCCAACGAGATCTAAGCAAGGGCAACTTCATGCGCCCGACCATCGTTACCGATGTCAAGCCAGACATGGCCATTGCTCGTGATGAGCTTTTTGGTCCTGTGCTTTGCGTTACTTCATATGTTGATCTCGATGACGCCGTGCGGATGGCCAACGACTCCGAGTACGGTTTGGCCAGTTACGTCTGGTCTAACGATCTCCGGGAAAGCAATCGAATCGCGCAGGAGCTTGAAGCGGGGAATGTCTTCCTGAATGCCTACGGCTATCAATCGGAGATTCCATTCGGCGGTTACAAAATGAGCGGTATCGGAAGGGAACACGGCACCGAAGCCATGCATGAATATACGCAGATCAAGAGCGTCACGGTCGGAATGGAGCGTTTTAAGTCACGTTTTGAAATTTAA
- a CDS encoding ketopantoate reductase family protein produces MGFAELNARRIPLTLAGHEVSVVACGEHLKAIRARGLTLRIGGIEKRAAVQASDDPAQFGPQDYVFCTLKSHQAYAAARSFVPLLGPKPAFPDSVLGRSRTHRRGESLH; encoded by the coding sequence ATGGGATTCGCTGAGCTCAACGCGCGGCGAATCCCATTGACGCTCGCGGGTCACGAGGTATCGGTCGTTGCATGCGGAGAACATCTCAAGGCGATACGCGCCAGGGGTTTGACGCTCAGAATTGGAGGGATCGAAAAAAGAGCAGCTGTACAAGCGAGCGATGATCCTGCCCAATTTGGACCCCAAGATTACGTCTTCTGCACGCTCAAGTCGCACCAGGCGTACGCAGCCGCTCGCTCTTTCGTCCCTTTGCTTGGGCCCAAACCTGCGTTTCCTGATTCAGTGCTCGGACGAAGCCGGACTCATCGGCGAGGGGAATCGTTACATTGA
- a CDS encoding LysR family transcriptional regulator, with amino-acid sequence MDYLGALRMFVRAVEVGSFSKAAIATNTKTSTVSRAIAGLEEDLGVSLFHRTTRRAHLTEPGATFYEHARGVLRGLEEARDAASAMQGRPQGLIRLHIPSGFGRLHIMPFVPDFLAAYPDIRLDVSLTDVRVDLLSVGADLAIRIGSLLNSSMLARKLAPHRRVTCASPAYLGRMPPIAEPIDLLQHNCLVYALQPTDRWFFRNPAEAGEAFEQVPVTGTLCADDAEPLRDAALAGVGVALLPTWLVGEDIKAGRLRHVLSEWSSMIATKPGGIFGVFPPHRMVPPKVRAFLDFAQKRFGKPPYWDPDWTEDWQKTSHDVAEQDGSESD; translated from the coding sequence ATGGACTATCTGGGCGCGCTGCGTATGTTCGTGCGAGCGGTAGAGGTCGGCAGCTTTTCGAAAGCTGCAATTGCCACGAATACCAAGACATCGACCGTCTCGCGCGCGATCGCCGGCCTGGAAGAGGATCTTGGCGTCAGCCTGTTTCATCGCACTACGCGACGCGCGCATCTCACCGAGCCGGGCGCCACATTCTACGAGCACGCACGCGGCGTTCTGCGCGGCCTAGAGGAAGCGCGGGATGCGGCCTCTGCCATGCAGGGGCGGCCACAGGGATTGATCCGCCTGCATATCCCGAGCGGCTTCGGCCGCCTGCACATCATGCCGTTCGTGCCCGATTTCCTGGCCGCCTATCCCGATATTCGCCTCGATGTCTCTCTGACCGATGTGCGGGTCGATCTGCTCTCTGTCGGCGCGGACCTTGCTATCCGTATCGGTTCGCTTTTGAATTCCAGCATGCTCGCCCGCAAACTCGCGCCGCACCGGCGCGTTACCTGCGCGAGCCCGGCCTATCTGGGCCGTATGCCGCCGATCGCCGAGCCGATCGACCTGCTGCAGCACAATTGTCTTGTCTATGCACTGCAACCGACCGATCGTTGGTTCTTTCGTAACCCGGCCGAGGCGGGCGAGGCTTTCGAGCAAGTACCCGTCACCGGCACGTTGTGCGCCGACGACGCCGAGCCGCTGCGGGATGCGGCGCTTGCCGGCGTGGGGGTTGCGCTGCTCCCGACGTGGCTCGTCGGCGAGGATATCAAGGCGGGTCGCCTGCGGCATGTGCTTTCCGAGTGGTCCTCCATGATCGCCACGAAGCCGGGTGGCATCTTCGGGGTCTTTCCTCCGCATCGCATGGTGCCACCGAAGGTGCGGGCCTTTCTGGATTTTGCCCAGAAACGCTTTGGCAAGCCGCCCTACTGGGATCCCGATTGGACAGAGGACTGGCAAAAGACCTCGCACGACGTCGCCGAACAAGACGGCTCAGAGAGCGACTGA
- a CDS encoding porin, whose protein sequence is MSALSAPCVGHVCAALGDLPSTIIAVYVSAAQLRNRSYSGGGVMKIVGVFTSMIFGLAAAVYATAALADDIIATKAVPAATTKASLQPATCSSLEDFVVTACPLTWNGITVYGTIDMGVTWLSHGAPFNGTSAVGAAYLVQKYSNRAQWSLAPNGLSNSNIGIKGKEPLAPGWDFIFDLQAGFDPYSLHLSNGPHSVTQNAGIPLTSQDAGADSSRAGQFYNSVGYLGVSSPYGTLTVFRQNSLTLDAVFAYDPMGASYAFSPIGWQGITCGAGNTETCRFSTSAKYRVDVGQFRVAALWQFGGYDLNNGSTGAYQLQLGGDVRNLAGGTLSLDAIGSYVQNAVSVVLAGNTLPAVLPQVLTATLSNNTSVMLVGKYSNGPLKLFAGYEFIQYAPPSNPFAPGAGFSDIAGDFVCAGCTAINNTNINNTAFSAGDKSLHVFWTGVKYAITNNLDVTGAYYHYDQPAFGALVNCANSAAFANCRGTFDAVSFVADWQFAKKFDAYAGIMFSQVNGGLANGYLNRNTIDPTVGLRFRF, encoded by the coding sequence ATGTCTGCTTTATCGGCGCCGTGTGTTGGTCACGTCTGCGCAGCCCTCGGCGATTTACCAAGTACAATTATTGCTGTATACGTAAGCGCGGCGCAGCTTCGGAACCGATCGTATTCGGGAGGGGGCGTTATGAAAATAGTTGGTGTTTTCACATCGATGATTTTCGGACTCGCTGCCGCGGTGTACGCAACGGCTGCTTTGGCTGACGACATCATCGCAACGAAGGCTGTGCCCGCCGCGACCACCAAGGCTTCGCTACAACCAGCGACCTGCAGCAGTCTTGAGGACTTTGTTGTCACGGCCTGCCCGTTGACCTGGAATGGCATCACGGTCTACGGCACGATCGATATGGGCGTGACGTGGCTGAGCCATGGGGCGCCCTTCAATGGGACTTCCGCCGTAGGGGCAGCTTATCTCGTCCAGAAGTACAGCAATCGCGCGCAGTGGAGTCTCGCGCCGAACGGTTTGTCCAATTCAAACATCGGCATCAAGGGGAAGGAGCCGCTCGCTCCCGGTTGGGATTTCATCTTCGATCTGCAGGCCGGGTTCGATCCTTATTCCCTGCATCTCTCCAACGGACCGCACTCGGTGACCCAGAACGCCGGCATACCGCTCACCAGCCAGGACGCGGGCGCCGACTCGAGCCGGGCCGGACAATTTTACAATTCGGTGGGCTATTTGGGCGTCAGTTCACCCTATGGTACCTTGACCGTTTTCCGGCAAAACTCGCTGACTTTGGACGCTGTTTTTGCCTACGATCCGATGGGCGCTTCGTACGCTTTCTCGCCGATCGGCTGGCAGGGAATTACCTGTGGCGCGGGCAATACCGAAACCTGCCGGTTTAGCACGTCGGCGAAGTATCGTGTCGACGTTGGCCAGTTCAGGGTTGCGGCGCTCTGGCAATTCGGTGGCTACGATCTGAACAACGGCTCGACCGGTGCGTATCAGCTCCAGCTCGGCGGGGATGTTCGCAATTTGGCCGGCGGCACGCTTTCGCTTGACGCAATTGGCAGCTACGTCCAGAACGCGGTGTCGGTCGTGCTGGCCGGCAATACCCTTCCGGCGGTGCTGCCGCAGGTTCTCACCGCCACGCTCTCCAATAATACGAGCGTGATGCTGGTTGGCAAATACAGCAACGGGCCGCTCAAGCTGTTTGCCGGATACGAATTCATTCAATATGCGCCCCCGAGCAATCCTTTTGCCCCCGGGGCTGGCTTTAGCGATATCGCGGGAGACTTCGTCTGCGCCGGCTGCACTGCGATCAACAACACGAACATCAACAACACGGCTTTCAGCGCCGGCGACAAGTCACTCCATGTATTCTGGACTGGAGTGAAATACGCCATCACTAACAATTTGGATGTGACTGGCGCTTATTATCATTACGACCAGCCCGCTTTTGGCGCACTCGTCAACTGCGCCAACTCCGCGGCGTTCGCAAACTGCCGTGGGACGTTCGACGCCGTTTCCTTTGTCGCCGATTGGCAGTTTGCGAAGAAATTTGATGCCTACGCCGGGATCATGTTCTCGCAGGTCAATGGCGGACTGGCGAACGGCTACCTCAATCGCAACACGATCGATCCCACGGTTGGGCTTCGCTTCCGCTTCTGA
- a CDS encoding formate dehydrogenase translates to MPENFERKFPRRDLLRLAMAGTGAALIGSQLPDPASAQSVDLKSKRRARYQADSAEVRNFYRVNSYPTR, encoded by the coding sequence ATGCCAGAAAATTTCGAGCGAAAATTTCCTCGGCGCGACCTGCTTCGTTTAGCGATGGCCGGTACCGGCGCAGCGCTGATCGGCTCGCAATTGCCGGACCCAGCTTCCGCACAATCCGTTGATCTGAAGAGCAAGCGTCGCGCCCGCTATCAAGCGGATTCTGCAGAAGTCCGTAACTTTTACCGCGTCAACAGCTATCCGACCCGATAG
- a CDS encoding formate dehydrogenase subunit alpha, with protein sequence MLVKKSEKRPEKRNGDGKAPLSNGELGRRAFLKRSGIVTGALAALGTLPLTGVRKVEAGPPPPAGATVATRKNVCTHCSVGCSVIAKVANGVWIGQEPDYDSPINRGSHCCKGAAVRDDVLSERRLRYPVKLVNGEWTRVSWAKAIDEIGDKLLDIRQKAGPDSVYWLGSAKFTNEAAYLNRKLAAFWGTNNSDHQARICHSTTVTGVANTWGYGAMTNSYNDIRNARTILVMGGNPAEAHPVSLQHILEGKELNRANMIVVDPRMTRTAAHATEYVRVRPGTHIATIYGMLWHIFENGWEDKEFLSQRVYGLDEIRKQAAKWNPKEVERVTGLPEAQVKHIAELFAKQRPATLIWAMGQTQFTTGTANVRASCLLLLATGNVGVAGAGANIFRGHTNVQGATDLGLDVTSLPLYYGLAEEAWRHWCRVWEVDYDWMKSRFPDKKLMETPGIPSTRWFDATLLPKDQVDQPNPVQAMFIMGHGVNTITRMPEAVRGIEKLELLVVCDPYPTAWSVLSERKNGTYLLPACTSFEMDGSRTASNRSLQWGEKIVEPVFESKNDYDTMYMLARKLGFAELMFKNIKVENGKVSAEDILREINRGGWSTGYCGQSPERLKAHMRNQAKFDLVTMRAPKDDPEVGGDYYGLPWPCWGTPEFKHPGTPILYNTNLPVKEGGATFRARFGVERVVKRKVIENGQEVERDDHDNLLAEGSYSVGSEIKDGYPEFTLGVLKKLGWDKDLTPKELEVIQRVNAANPDAVSWSLDLSGGIQRVAIEHGCSPYGNAKARMIAWNLPDPIPVHREPIYTPRPDLVGEYPTLPDAKQFRVPNIGFSVQKAVVDRGIARQFPLILSSGRLVEYEGGGEETRSNRWLAELKQHMFVEINVADAAERGVKDGGWVWVTGPENSSRTRMKALVTERVGKGVAWMPYHFAGWFEGADLRAKYPKGADPIVLGESVNTLTTYGYDPATGMQEPKATLCQIRAA encoded by the coding sequence GTGTTGGTAAAGAAGTCTGAAAAACGTCCTGAGAAGAGAAACGGCGATGGTAAAGCACCATTATCAAATGGCGAGTTGGGACGTCGTGCGTTTCTGAAGCGCTCGGGCATTGTCACTGGAGCGCTCGCTGCTCTGGGCACTCTTCCGCTCACCGGCGTGCGGAAGGTAGAGGCCGGGCCGCCGCCGCCCGCAGGCGCCACAGTTGCGACGCGCAAGAATGTTTGCACCCATTGCTCAGTCGGCTGCTCGGTGATCGCAAAAGTCGCGAACGGTGTGTGGATTGGGCAGGAGCCGGACTATGACAGTCCGATCAATCGCGGTTCGCATTGCTGTAAAGGCGCTGCAGTCCGCGATGATGTCTTGAGCGAGCGTCGCCTTCGTTATCCCGTCAAGTTGGTCAATGGCGAGTGGACCCGCGTGTCTTGGGCGAAGGCGATCGACGAGATCGGCGACAAGCTGCTCGACATTCGCCAGAAGGCCGGTCCCGACTCGGTCTATTGGCTTGGGTCAGCCAAATTTACCAACGAAGCCGCATACCTCAACCGCAAGCTTGCGGCATTCTGGGGCACCAATAATTCTGATCATCAAGCGCGTATCTGTCATTCCACGACCGTCACCGGCGTAGCCAACACGTGGGGCTACGGCGCGATGACGAACAGCTACAACGACATCCGCAATGCACGGACCATTCTGGTGATGGGCGGCAATCCTGCTGAGGCGCATCCGGTCTCGTTGCAACACATTCTGGAGGGCAAGGAGCTTAATCGCGCCAACATGATCGTTGTCGATCCGCGGATGACGCGGACCGCAGCCCATGCCACCGAATACGTAAGGGTACGTCCAGGCACTCACATCGCCACGATCTACGGCATGCTCTGGCACATCTTCGAGAACGGCTGGGAAGACAAGGAATTCCTGAGCCAGCGCGTTTACGGCCTTGATGAGATTCGCAAACAGGCAGCGAAATGGAATCCGAAGGAGGTCGAGCGCGTCACAGGCCTGCCTGAGGCCCAAGTCAAGCACATCGCTGAGCTGTTCGCCAAGCAGAGACCGGCGACACTGATCTGGGCGATGGGCCAGACCCAATTTACCACCGGGACCGCCAATGTCCGCGCAAGCTGCCTTCTCTTGCTCGCTACCGGCAATGTCGGCGTCGCCGGCGCCGGGGCCAACATCTTCCGCGGCCACACCAATGTGCAGGGAGCGACCGATCTCGGTCTCGATGTGACATCGTTGCCGCTCTACTACGGTCTGGCGGAGGAAGCGTGGCGGCACTGGTGTCGAGTCTGGGAAGTTGACTACGACTGGATGAAGTCGCGTTTTCCCGACAAAAAGCTGATGGAGACGCCGGGTATTCCGAGCACACGCTGGTTCGACGCGACGCTGCTGCCTAAAGATCAGGTCGATCAACCCAATCCGGTGCAGGCCATGTTCATCATGGGACATGGCGTCAACACGATTACGCGAATGCCGGAGGCGGTGCGCGGCATCGAGAAGCTCGAACTGCTGGTGGTTTGCGATCCCTATCCGACAGCGTGGTCGGTGCTGTCCGAGCGCAAGAACGGCACCTATCTGCTGCCTGCCTGCACCAGCTTCGAGATGGACGGCTCGCGCACGGCCTCAAACCGCTCGCTGCAATGGGGCGAGAAGATCGTCGAGCCGGTCTTTGAATCGAAGAACGACTATGACACGATGTACATGCTGGCGCGCAAACTCGGTTTTGCGGAGCTCATGTTCAAGAACATCAAGGTCGAGAACGGCAAGGTATCGGCCGAGGACATCCTGCGCGAGATCAACCGTGGCGGTTGGTCGACGGGCTATTGCGGTCAATCGCCTGAACGGCTCAAAGCGCACATGCGCAATCAGGCCAAGTTCGACCTCGTCACGATGCGGGCGCCAAAGGACGATCCCGAAGTCGGTGGCGATTACTACGGCCTGCCTTGGCCGTGCTGGGGAACGCCGGAGTTCAAGCATCCCGGCACCCCAATCCTCTACAACACAAATCTTCCGGTGAAAGAAGGCGGCGCCACGTTTCGCGCCCGATTCGGAGTCGAGCGGGTCGTCAAGCGGAAGGTGATCGAGAACGGCCAGGAGGTCGAGCGCGATGATCATGACAATCTGCTCGCCGAGGGCTCTTATTCGGTCGGCTCGGAGATCAAGGACGGCTATCCGGAATTCACGCTTGGCGTTCTGAAGAAGCTCGGCTGGGACAAGGATCTGACGCCGAAAGAATTGGAAGTGATCCAGCGCGTCAATGCCGCAAATCCAGATGCCGTCTCATGGTCGCTCGATCTGTCAGGCGGGATCCAACGCGTGGCAATCGAGCACGGTTGCTCGCCCTACGGCAACGCAAAGGCGCGGATGATCGCCTGGAATCTTCCTGATCCGATCCCGGTGCATCGCGAACCGATCTACACCCCGCGCCCTGACCTCGTCGGAGAGTATCCGACGCTGCCGGATGCCAAGCAGTTCCGGGTGCCTAATATCGGTTTCTCCGTGCAGAAGGCTGTCGTCGACCGCGGAATCGCCAGACAGTTTCCACTGATCCTGAGTTCCGGCCGACTGGTCGAATACGAAGGGGGCGGGGAGGAGACGCGGTCCAACAGGTGGCTCGCCGAACTGAAGCAGCACATGTTCGTCGAAATCAATGTGGCGGATGCGGCCGAGCGCGGCGTCAAGGACGGCGGCTGGGTGTGGGTTACCGGCCCGGAGAATAGCTCGCGAACCAGGATGAAAGCGCTCGTTACGGAGCGCGTCGGTAAAGGCGTTGCCTGGATGCCCTATCATTTTGCCGGCTGGTTCGAGGGCGCCGATCTGCGTGCCAAATATCCGAAGGGGGCCGATCCGATCGTGCTGGGCGAGAGCGTCAACACGCTGACAACGTATGGCTACGATCCCGCGACCGGTATGCAGGAGCCGAAAGCCACACTTTGTCAGATCAGGGCCGCCTGA
- the fdh3B gene encoding formate dehydrogenase FDH3 subunit beta, protein MARMKFLCDADRCIDCNACVTACKNENEVPWGINRRRVVTINDGKPGERSVSMACMHCTDAPCAAVCPVTCIYPTDDGIVLHNKDLCIGCGYCFYACPFGAPQYPKVGNFGSRGKMDKCTYCAGGGGPEAPGSAGEYAKYGSNRFGEGKLPLCAEMCSTKSLLAGDGDIIAQIYGERVRKRGYGSGAWGWETAYHEDIKF, encoded by the coding sequence ATGGCACGCATGAAATTCCTTTGCGACGCCGACCGCTGCATCGACTGCAACGCCTGCGTCACCGCCTGCAAGAATGAGAACGAGGTACCTTGGGGCATCAACCGACGCCGCGTGGTCACCATCAATGACGGCAAACCAGGCGAGCGCTCAGTGTCGATGGCGTGCATGCATTGCACCGATGCACCATGCGCGGCAGTGTGTCCAGTGACCTGTATCTATCCGACCGACGACGGCATCGTCCTCCACAACAAGGACTTGTGCATCGGTTGTGGCTATTGCTTCTATGCCTGTCCGTTTGGCGCGCCGCAGTATCCAAAGGTGGGCAATTTCGGCTCACGCGGCAAAATGGACAAGTGCACCTATTGCGCCGGGGGCGGCGGGCCCGAAGCCCCTGGTAGTGCCGGGGAGTACGCGAAATACGGATCAAACCGTTTCGGCGAAGGCAAACTACCATTGTGTGCCGAGATGTGTTCGACCAAATCTTTGCTGGCCGGGGATGGCGACATCATCGCGCAAATCTATGGAGAGCGGGTTCGAAAGCGCGGTTACGGCTCGGGCGCCTGGGGCTGGGAAACGGCCTATCACGAGGATATCAAGTTCTGA